A part of Myxococcus stipitatus genomic DNA contains:
- a CDS encoding AAA family ATPase, whose protein sequence is MTVQLHVITGGPGSGKTSLIEALAAEGFAHMPEAGRAIIQQQVEIGGTALPWADRRAFAELMLGWELRSHQEARERSVPVILDRGIPDVIGYLLVCGLPVPPHLWKAAELFRYHRRVFIAPHWPEIFEQDAERKQDSAEAEATHHAMVEVYTRLDYELLHLPRASIPERARFVRANLT, encoded by the coding sequence ATGACCGTTCAACTGCATGTCATCACCGGCGGCCCGGGTTCCGGGAAAACCAGCCTCATCGAGGCCCTGGCGGCGGAGGGGTTCGCGCACATGCCCGAGGCCGGGCGCGCCATCATCCAGCAACAGGTCGAAATCGGAGGCACGGCCCTCCCCTGGGCTGACCGGAGGGCCTTCGCCGAACTGATGCTCGGCTGGGAGCTGCGCTCCCATCAGGAGGCCCGAGAGAGAAGCGTTCCCGTCATCCTGGACCGCGGCATCCCCGACGTCATCGGCTACCTCCTGGTCTGTGGCCTTCCGGTACCGCCCCATCTCTGGAAGGCCGCGGAGCTCTTTCGCTACCACCGACGCGTTTTCATTGCGCCGCACTGGCCCGAGATCTTCGAGCAGGACGCCGAGCGCAAGCAGGACTCCGCCGAAGCGGAGGCCACCCATCACGCGATGGTCGAGGTCTACACGCGCCTGGACTACGAGTTGCTCCACCTCCCGCGAGCCTCGATTCCCGAGCGGGCAAGGTTC